The nucleotide sequence ATATTTTCTGCGCTACTTAATTCAGTTAACAGTATAATAATAACGATCAacattatacacatatatgcACGATATTTCGCGTAGTTTTCTATCGAACGATATTCTGTAATCTGCAAAATAACAGTAATTGCTTAATTACGTGAAATATTTAATCTCTTTCAAATAATAAGGCGCTTAATCCGAGTGAACGCTTAACTTAACGATGAAATACTCGATTATATTGTATAGGAGAATATTCGCAGTCGCTTACCTTGCCCCTTATAGAATTCAGACGACTGTTCAGTTGACGAAACTGATCCGTCAAGGCGATGCTGATAAGGATGAGAAACAGGTCGACGAAATTCCACGAGAACGTACTGAGAATATTGCAGATGTCCACCAATACTCCTTTCCACAAACTGTACTGTATCCTAGAAAATATCTGGCCAACACACGCGTTTCTGTTTAGAATCTTTTCGACCGATCGAGTTTCGACGAAAATTTTGCAGTATGCGTTTGCGCATCTAACGTAAACGAGTCGTACGAATAATATGCGATAATAATATGCTATTCGAAAAGTTAGCAGAAGGGTGAAAGTGGTGATAAGAAATATACAGGAACAAAGTAGCGCAGAATATGGGGAGTATAAGGAAATAGGAACGTGGATACCATAGAGTAGCAAAGGGACGTTGAAGGCTCTTCAGCTTTCGCGGATGGAACTTTTGtgggaataaaaaataataacaaaacacGGCaccttgtaaaaaaaaaaaagaaaaaatatcaatACAAGAGAAATAGGCGTTACCTGTGGAAACTGCATCTGGAAGTACACACCAAGTATATCCTCTTCTGCTTTGTACAGGGCGCACTCTTTAGCTTGGATGTAGCCGTGGATTATCGACAAACCGTGTTCGACTGTAACAGCAAATCGCAGTCCATCGGTTAAAAGAAAGCAGATCGAATATTAGAAAAATCGCAGAGGTAGAACTTTCGGTTCAGGTGAACAACGATGTTTGGCGGGGCAGAGGCTAAAACCGAATGATACGGTAAATGCTGAAGGAAAGGGGAGAATTCGTGCGAAGGACTGGACCAAGTGACGAAGAAATGCAGCAGACGAGGAGCGTACGTAGAGAGGCGGATGAAGTGAACTGTGAAAGAAAGAGACGAGCAAGCGTCAAGGGATGAAAAACGGCACAGCAGAATAAACAAAAGAGAGTGTAACAAACGGTACAAGCTTACCACGTGTTTCGGTGTATCTAAGTAGCGAACAGAGGAAGAGCGTGAAACGAAACGACGGTTCTCGTTTTGGGgaaaaagaagtagaagaaaGGTGGTAGATTTTATGCGAGATGAGAGAAGCTTGGAGACTTTGAAGCGCTGGTTTGCGGGATTGCACAAACTGTGACTCCTAGGATCAGGTTAGAGTTACgcaataaataaacgaataaataaaataactatAAGACACTTACCTAATGCAATCATCATCACTACTATGGTCACGATACTGAATTTCGTGGCCAGGGTGATCCTCGAGATTTTTCTATGCCTGTGCGAAAGCTCTTTCTCGAGTTTCTCCCAAGTTACCATCAAACAGGGCCACTGGATCGATAACTTTAGGAACAGCAACGAAGCGATCAAATTCGTCCCATTGAATACGAACGTGGCTTGcgtaaataaacaataaattatatcaCTTACGTTGTTAACGATTAATGCTACAATAATTATGTTACAATGATGTATAAATAACGAATTTAATCCACCCATTGTGTTCGGATTTATCACGTTGTTTACGTACGAACCAGTCGCGTTTTTAAACCATTGTAATCTTTTTCTATCGATTTTAGCGAAATAATTCCAAATTTTGATATGTAAATATCTTGGAACATTCGAACGAAGTTTTGACTCGAAAGAGTCGAAGGCACGCGAGTATTTTTTCACGAACGCAATAGGAGAGTCAACAGTGAGACAAAGCAACCCTTTAGCAACGATTTAATTACACCAATTGCAGTGAGATTATTTTTACGTTGTATTCTTAATCTCATCTTTCTTGCGACCTTCTTTTCATCGTTGCTgtgttttttaaaaataataaaaagaaggaaaagaatggACGCATTAGTCATCGTCCTTCGATGTCACATGGCGTTTTTGGTGGAAAGCTTTTCGTAGTTTCCGCATTGATATACATAAGTTGTTGTTCAAAGTTTCAGCCGAGGATATGGCACGTGAAAATGATCCTCCTGTgctcctttttccttcttccacTTTCTAAATATACTTTTCGAACACCCGACGTTTCGTAAATCTACTTAGATAACAATTGGAAATCCTCGATCCAAAAATCTTATTTgcgtaacaaatttttattgatAGTAATAACTTAAAATTTCTGAATGTCGAAAACTTGACGAAATAGAAGACTCGTAAAATAAAGCTTAAACAAAGCGCGTTATACTTCCTCTTAATCGCTGGCGTAATTGCTACAGGGTTGCTTTTACGTAAATGTAAAGTATCTTGAAAAATCTTACTCATTTTCGTGGAATTTACTCCGGTCGTAACTATTCTCAAAATGTTGAATATCGTCATTATCGACGAGCCAAAAATTGACATCGCGCAATATACGAATTTCGGACTGCGCCAGGTGAACCTAGACGTAAGGAGAATCCCGTTAATAGTCGTAGTTAACGTCTCGGCCATTTGTACCTTTCGAGCAACATTACGTATCGAAATTAACgccaaatatttgaaataatcttCCAAGTAAAAGTGATTTCAATTCTCTTGAAACTATCCGAAAGCTGTCGGCCCATCCGTTTATTTCAGGTTTCGTTTCAACCCTATTGCGCGGGATTATCGATTTCAACAGATTGCTTGGAATATATACAATTCCCTATAACGTAGCAACCGAGAGCTCGATGTAAGAATATATAACTATAGCGTAGCAGACATGCTACGGGGGATAAGAATGCAACAACATTCCCTGTAACAGGCTATGGGACTAAAATACGAATAAATCGTTTGGTGTCGGTGAAATCTGCCTGGATGATGCGAAAGGGGTCCGATCATCGTCTACCCGATCTGTCTCCTAAGTTAGAGGCGCAATGGACGCAACGGACACACGTGAAGTTTCTAACGAGAAATTACCTGAGATACGATGCATCGGAGTTGTTAATACCGGACACTGGGAACAAGGAGAAGCATTGCGCCAACATGATGATCGGCCTCATAGACGCGTGTAAGCTGTCGGTCTTTGGGTTGAAGGCGCTGACGGAAGCTGCTACCGGCTCCAACACtgaaaatttattttgcaaGTTCAATTTCGAGATTCGTTGGACCCGCGCTCGATCATAGGCTTTTTGTTATATGAGCAATCCTTAAAACTTACTTCCGATGGTGTCTATCTCCGGCTTCAGATTGTCGAATTTGCCAAACTGCGAGCTACTCTTGGGCGACCTGAAAATTTCGTTACTCGCGTTAGTAAGAAATACAGCGTCGACTATACGCGCCGATTCCGACAATCATGCTTGGTCGTATCTCTGTATCGAACGTAATTGGAGAACATCATAGATGAACATTCCGTGGCATGAAATTGGTGCAATATATCGTAGACTACATATCTATTATATATCTAGATATATAGATTATCATAGATTATATATCTAGTCGCATAtacttttgtaaaattattactttcttacttcTATCCGCAACCCACTTGTTATCTAAGTTTGTAACGGACCAAGGTCTAACACGATGATAACGATAGTATGAAAAATAGATAGCTCCGATATATTAAATCGTTAATTTCACATTCACTCGAGTCGATCGAACGGCACTTGACACAACGGAGGAACACGGATATTCCGTCCACGTAAACAAGCGACTTATTAAAAAGGCGAAATTAATCGAAGCGTGATAGATTCACGCGCAGTGTTCGACCGTGTTGGCGATCACgacaaaaatgataaaaaccTGCTGCGCGAGGCGTCGCGATCGACGATGTGCACGCCGAAGGATCGCATGGTGAACAGAAGATAAACTCGTTATTTCCCAGCTTTATCATACGTCAAAGGATAGGCGGAGGGTGTTTTATAGACAGTTCTAGGAAACTCAATAAACGTCCGGTTGAACAACCATTGGAAAGTTTGTTCGTCTCAATGGGGCTAACGCGAGTGTTGGCAATTGTAAAAATCCCTGACAAAGAACAGATTTATTCCCCTTTCTTGCTCGTCCTGGTGTAGGAAAGCAGGATTCGTATGGTCGAAacctttttttaatattcgtttCACATCCCCCTTGACATTCTTTCGCTCGATATTCTCGCGATATCGTCGGAACGACTGGCACAATTTTCGCGAATAATCGTTTTTCTGAATTAATAATCCTTGCCAATATGCAAAATGCGATATGGATGCAACAGGATCGTAAAGTTCGCGTCTCGATAGTGAACGGGGTAAAAGGACTCTGGGTTTGCAGAGTTTTGAGAACGTCCGAAAGTTAGCTACAAGAATACGTAACGAAAAATGGAGGAAAAATTGGCGCTTTTTAACGCCTTTTGTTCGCTTTCGCGACGtgaaaatttattgtacgaGACACGTTTATATCGTTGTAGCGCACTTAACGACGCGAGAGGGACTCCAAAGCGAAGTTAAAAATATGTGTTGGTAGAAAAGTTAAAGGAACGAAGCCTCTGTAATAGCAACTTGCAGCTATTTCCCGGAAACGATAGATCAAACGATTCTAGAAATCTATAATGGGTGGAAGCTtttttagaaaataagaaaggcgGAAAAAACTGCGAAAGAATTAGACGAAAACGTTCGAGCTGAAAATTCTTTGACAATGTACgtttcttaatattataattaggtacgtgaaattatttatatttcgtataAATAATTACGTACAATATTATACTATTGACATCATTGTTACaattatagtataatatataaatttttaatggaATATTACTTCATAATCTAAAGCGTTTTAACTTGCATATTTAATAACGTTTAAAACTTACAACAAATTAACAACGAATTAAAGACAACAAATAAGATCGTACTAGTCgatgtttaaataaatacacaAAGTTGCAAATACTTACCTAACATTGATCAATAACGCGTTCTGATATTTCACAGGTGGCAAATTCAGCGGCCGCATCTCGTTTACTTTTTTCCCTGTATTATCGTAATTCGACATGTTATTCATAGCATTTCGTCAAAAAACATACATCTCACACGATACGTATGCCACCGATCCGCACTAAATGCAATTCCAACGTGTACGATATCAGCGTGCCAATGTAAATACAATCGCGGACACTTTACCACCACCAAACATATTTATATACGCGAAACAAAGGTGTAGTTGATTAAAAAGCGCAGCCAAATACCAGCAAACACTGTACGGTAAGCGAAACACGTGAAATACGCGCACGTTACGTACAATATGACACGACAGGGTTGTAAGAGCCGACTAATTGGGTTACGATCGTTGCAACTGAGCTACGTGTAATCGAGAAATTGTGGAAAAATTGAAAGGGGAGGATTACAAACGCGGGGTATCACATGACAAACGTTACTCCCTTGGTTGTGTGGAACGTGTCAGGAAATGAACTGAAAGATATACGAGCCGCTGGCACGAACTATATATCTCATAGTTTATACATATAGATGGTGTATAAAACTGTGACAGAGAAATAACAGATATGCACTACTGGCTGTGTAGGTCTATGTATGGGCGGACATTTGACACACTCGTCGTAAATAGTGCTCGATGCTCGCTTATCCTACCCAGTTGCGGGTACTCAACTTTCCGACTTTCCCCGTTCACCAACTTCCTTCGCGTTTCGTTCAAATTACACGAATTCCACGATTACAGAAACTACAAATTACAGAGATCGCATCTTCGGCTTGGCCGATGTTCGCCACCGTTTTTCGCTTTCCAGACGAAATCGCCACACACCGCCGCGCTAATTGGCATTATCATTCGCTTCTGCGCAGCAATTACATCCCCGTTTTGGCTGATGTTGCTCGCTGTTCCTCAGTTTCCGGACAGAATCGCCACACTGCCGCGCTAATTCGCCTATCATCTGCTCCTGGAGGTTCGACAGGCTCGCTCGTCCCAGCGAGGGTACTCAACTTTCCGATTCTCTTCGAATCTCGCCGTCCTGTTTCCTAATTTAACGAGAATTCCTCTTTGAACAGAAATTTTACATCTTCGCTTTGGCTCGTTCCTCTTCCACTTTCAAACAGAATTCCAACGCTGTCGCGCTAATTCGCCCATCGTCTGCCCCCTGACTTCCTCGAAGACTCGATATTCGATCGACTATCAGGTGAGCAAAAGGAAGAAGCATGGACTTTTGTTACCTTCGCATTTAATAGACGCAAATTCCTTGCTCGGCTCTTTTTATTGCATTAGACGTTGCACCGATAACGTTAATTGGCAGTTCAGTgtttttgaggaaaattatcgATTCATCGTGTTTCTCATCGTCGATCGTTATTTCATCGTTTCACGCGTGATCTGTTCGATATGAAATCCCTCTATTGGAAAGTTAATATCGTAGATAAGGAAGGATGATGACCGACAAAAATTCGAGTGTGTGAATCTGTTTTTGATAAAACAAGGAAGCCCTTTTTATGAAAAGATAGTGgtagattttatattttaatatggaACGTACCGTACAAAGCAAACTTAATAAAATTCGACGGTTGTACACGGTTCCCTTGTGCAGTATAGAAGTCGTGAAACTTTGCAATACGATTCTATTCCATCGTGAAGCTCGAGATCGATCGATTTTACTGCTCTTTTCGCTGTAAAGCTCCTTACGCAAATGAAATTTAGCGAAATTTATTCGTACACATGCGCGAAAAGTTTGTTCGTTAAACGTAGGTTCTATTAGATTTCGTAATTCTATTTTgctgttttataaaattaatatatatatatatatatttggatGCAACGCTTTTTTCTTTAGGTAGCGTTTATCGACAAAAAGGCAATTTTCATTTAACGTTACTTTCATAGTCGCTGGCACGATTACATATTAATAGCTCGATTCTGAAAAGAAACGTCGAGCGGCGTTTTCCTCGTTTCTTGTTTCCGTGCTGTCCACTTGAATCTTTAATAATTTGTTGCTGTATTCGTCGGTATAGCGATGCATCAATCATATGTTTGCTGTCCCATCGTTTCGAAGGAACGCGTGAGAGAGTCGTGCCGTTTAACACGTTCGCTCCTGATCGTTGATCACCCTTCCATCATCTACGATACTGTACACATAcgctaataaataattttcataggAAAGCTATTTTCACGCTACAGGTATTTATGTAAAACTTTGTGTCTCTGAGTTATTACGAGAACTTTCTTAACGTTTCGTGCTTGAGATGCGTTTCAACGTCCCTCTCGATCGACTCGGCGAGAATGAAGAAATATCTCGTTCCAATCTGTATGGGAACATTTTGCCAGATCAGACGACGAACCGACGACCCAAGCACCGTTAATGAAACCTGTCTGGACTTACAGACAGGTCAAATAGCAAAGATGAAAGCGGTGCAAAGAATTGCAAAGATCGTACGAATGGCAGTGGATGCACCACGATATCTCAAAGATGAGGCTTAAAAATGCCGATCGATCTCGAAGAATCGTCCTAATGAAAATTGGCAGTAGCGCGAAagcaaataaaaaatgatacgAAAAATTTGCCAATTGGCAAGCAAAGAGGCGAACAAGCGTGGAACCGCAGGCGGAACGCTGAGAACACTCACCAACAGTTGGCACGCGGTGGGAAGATCCTTCGATAGAAGAGACCGGATCGTTTTCGACAGGATCCAGATTGGCCACGCGAAACTTACTCGCGGAACCTCCATCCGGTGGCAATCGACGCGTGTCGATCCTTCGCGAAGGAACCTGGCGAAACCGGGACAAACTCGCCAGAACGCCATAAGAACGCTTTGGTAATACGAAGAATATCGAGAAGCCTTTTCTGAGGAATCTCAAATTTATCCAAAACGATAAACTTTTCTACGATCGCATTTAACTGTCGCTAATCAGCACGGTACACGTAGCTAATGACGCGCTTTAATACGACGAACGTGGAATAAGGCAATTTTGTAACGAGAACACGCCGAAACACCGACTACCCATTTTACCTCTTTTCACCTGTTCGGCTTTCCTTTTATACCTACGTGGGTtaagaaattataatatttcatgcTTTTTAAACGAGAAGCAAACGTGAGCTCCGAGTTACGTTAAATACAGGGCGCGGCTAAATTTAGTTTCGCGTTCGCTCCAACACACGAAAGATAGCGAGGTTCCATTAAAAGAggaaaataaaacattaattatCTTGATAATAGCGGGCATCAATTAAGTCGCGAGACGCGAACAACGTTGATTGTATTAATCTTCCCAAGCTATCTGAATCATAAAACATACTTTACATGCTCTTTTACGTATCCTTGAATCTAACGCGAATATTCATACTTTCGCCTTCTGATGAATCGTTCTTCGTTTAATCGAACGTAAACCTTTCGCATTGATGTAAAAACAGCAGGCTTGACGGAGATCCAGAAGTCGCTTCGTGACAACACGATATATTTATTCGAAGATGATCTATATCAGTTATACGTGCATACGTGTACACTATGCTAGAAATACGATATTTCCGTGCTACGTTACATGCTGAATTACATTACATGCCGCTTACGAAAGCACGAATTACGTTTTCTACCCCTGTGTACTTTATGAACAGTCTCGACTGGACTGCTGGTCGGACGTACGAGCTTTCACGCGCGTTTAGTTGACTGAAAGTCAGTGTGCAGCCGATGCAATGTAAACGCCAAAGTCAGCAAAATGAAGGAACATCTCAAAGAAGCGCGAAGTGATGTTCGAACGTATCGAAGCTTTTGGAACCAAtatttctcgtttaatttaaCACACGTGTCTCTACATGGAAGTTCGCGTGCTACAGCAGACCAGTGGAATGAATCGATCCCTTTGTCGTTAATCGGAAAGGAAAACAAGAAATTGGGAGGACACGTGCTTATTAAGTGGTGCGTCGTTGATATTAATACCTATACAAGTTTAGATTATCCACGGAATCGTCGCCTACCATATTAATTATGCATATGGTGATAATTCTTGGTAATTACGCGGTGCAGGAAATTTCGATGGCCTTGAAATATATGGCCAAGGTCGACATTtggaatatttttcttccacgcgtAGGATCGCCGCTTAGTCTTAGTTTTCCAAAATACTGGCAAACTGCTGCGATTAAATTTGGCTTGCGATTACGCTTCATTCTGCAATCGGCAGCCGCGTTTTTCTATGATCCGACATAAACCGAAAGTAAATACCAGCGAATAATGGTAAATATCGCGCGAAGAGAGAAGATACACGACGAAACAAAAACAAATCAAAGTCATCTGTAGTTTCGTACGAGCTCTAACGATGTTTATTCATCGCGACGTAGAGACTCGGTGCTTCGGTTTCTCTTTCGTTCCAGTAGTATTCCGTATACGTAGGCGAACAAACGACAAGCTGACAGGCTGTGTAAACAGAATTTTTTCCATTGTCACGCCGCTTGCATTTGCTTGGAATGAAAAGGGGCGCGTATGTGGACCTTGTCTCGTAATTCCGACCCACTTTAATATCGTTCTTCCTCGCAGCCTTGGGTACCGATAAACGCACCGCACACCGTGTATCGCGTCCCCTGCAAGATCGCAACTTCgaaatttcttctttgaccgtaGGCATACTGAACGAACACGAACGACGTTAGTTAATAAGAAAGTTAGGAGCTGGAAATAATATCACTGTTACGACTTTTCGATAACATCATTTTCACAGGAAACCTTAAAGCAATAGAAGCAATGGCCGAAGCGCTACTTCTGCAAATTGTGATTACATTTTCCTCGAATGTTTATCTGCCACGAAAATCCACGTTTCACGTTTcacgtgtgtgtgtatgtataatatgtaaatCATAGGAGATTATCACCGAGCCCCTAGTGTCAGCAAATTACATTTCATTTCCAGGATACAATTAGCAGTCATATTCCGATCAAATATTCATGTTGCGTGAACAGTCGCCAGACGACGATCGCTCGAACGATGGTTCTCTGGTGGTGGAACGGTTTCACAGGGTATAACAACAGAAGATCGCCAGCCGATTGTACAGCTAAAACAAACAATGAAAAATGTTCGTGTAAACGTGTGCTCTATCCGTATTTGTCTATGAGATTTAGCGAATGTTAAAATAAGCGGAGCAAACTTGTTAAAAACGTGGAGACGCCAGGGTTGAAACTAGAGCGAGCTTTTCAACCAACTCGGCAAACGCCAGAAATCATTCCCCTGTCGACGAGCGAACGGATGATTCGTCGTCTTCGGTTCGTTCATTTGTTAAGCAACAGGTAGAGCGAAGAAGATTCTCTCGAATCAACAGCAGGACTATGGTGCGTGAATTCTGGCAGTAAGACGTTTGACGAAGGCAGACAGAACATTTTCCGGTGTGTTTCAGGCCGCCAAGTAGGTTCCACGTGTTTTGTTACATCCTGTACATGCACTCGGGTTTGTTTGCTACGATTATATTTGCCGAATAATTGTAGCTGTTTTCAAAGCGAAGAGATGGTTATCATAGAAGAGCGATTGgagaaaaaaaagcaaaagTGGGATGAAACAAGGTGTCGGCCGAATCACACATACGAATTATATTTATGTTCTGTTCCCATATACGAGTGGCATACATTGTTACAGTCGTGTTTATTCGCTAGACACAGTAGTTTTAAATAATGAACTTAATCGCGAAGGCCGTTATTGTACATGCTTGTACACGTTTCGACAAGATTTTTCATCGATcgacatttattatttattaataatagtcCGGTCGTATCATAGACCGTTATCTGTGCTCGTGTCCTTATCGCTAAAGGCCTCTGTACACGTTGAGCCACGTTGCGGCGCATGCATCGACACTTAGGTCTCGTGATTACACGTTACGATGCATGTAGTTTGATATCGGCGAATCACCATCAAACGGCAACTTTTATCGACGCTTCCCGTCTTGGTTGGCGAGCAAAGTCCCGTAGACACGCGGCTTTCAACGTGCAGAGGGCGCCATCGATACCAAACATAATTTTTACATTGCATAAATAGGAGACTCTCGTCCAGTGAATACACGCTTATCCGAACAAACCGCAATTAGTTCCTTTTCCGTCAGTAACTAACGCTATCCTAAGTTTCAAGCCCATCAATTATTATCAAAATTTCCTTGAAAATTTCACGATGTTAACTAGTACGACGATCAATTTGTCCTCTTGACATCTCGCAGACAATGCGGTGT is from Bombus vancouverensis nearcticus chromosome 17, iyBomVanc1_principal, whole genome shotgun sequence and encodes:
- the LOC117165958 gene encoding gustatory receptor for sugar taste 64f isoform X1; protein product: MLEPVAASVSAFNPKTDSLHASMRPIIMLAQCFSLFPVSGINNSDASYLRFTWRSPKFVYCAMSIFGSSIMTIFNILRIVTTGVNSTKMTTFVFNGTNLIASLLFLKLSIQWPCLMVTWEKLEKELSHRHRKISRITLATKFSIVTIVVMMIALVEHGLSIIHGYIQAKECALYKAEEDILGVYFQMQFPQIFSRIQYSLWKGVLVDICNILSTFSWNFVDLFLILISIALTDQFRQLNSRLNSIRGKHHFIVKAMPEWWWAEARSEYNHLATLTRQLDSHISVMVLLSFATDLYFICIQLLFSFTPMRGIIEKIYFGFSFGFLLARTTVVSLCAATIHDESLLPAPILYSVSGSCFSTEVMRFLAQVTTDNICLTGMKFFSVTRSLVLTVAGTIVTYELVLVQFNTTQQSEVSNSTLCEG
- the LOC117165958 gene encoding gustatory receptor for sugar taste 64f isoform X2, which encodes MNNMSNYDNTGKKVNEMRPLNLPPVKYQNALLINVRSPKSSSQFGKFDNLKPEIDTIGMLEPVAASVSAFNPKTDSLHASMRPIIMLAQCFSLFPVSGINNSDASYLRFTWRSPKFVYCAMSIFGSSIMTIFNILRIVTTGVNSTKMTTFVFNGTNLIASLLFLKLSIQWPCLMVTWEKLEKELSHRHRKISRITLATKFSIVTIVVMMIALVEHGLSIIHGYIQAKECALYKAEEDILGVYFQMQFPQIFSRIQYSLWKGVLVDICNILSTFSWNFVDLFLILISIALTDQFRQLNSRLNSIRGKHHFIVKAMPEWWWAEARSEYNHLATLTRQLDSHISVMVLLSFATDLYFICIQLLFSFTPMRGIIEKIYFGFSFGFLLARTTVVSLCAATIHDESLLPAPILYSVSGSCFSTEVMRFLAQVTTDNICLTGMKFFSVTRSLVLTVAGTIVTYELVLVQFNTTQQSEVSNSTLCEDPSSMV